One window of Phycisphaeraceae bacterium genomic DNA carries:
- the rplB gene encoding 50S ribosomal protein L2, whose product MPIRVYKPTSAGRRNASVNMHSEVTKHRPEKSLTAPKPKKGGRNHHGFITARGRGGGAKQLYRKIDFRRRDRDGIEGKIAAIEYDPNRTCHIMLVEYSDGVKRYHLAPDKVKVGQTIESSREKAVEPTAGSAMCLRYIPAGMNVHCVELQPGRGGQMCRSAGTYARLTNKEDDYATLVMPSGEIRRVLLDCMATVGQVGNSDHQNRVLGKAGMSRHMGRRPITRGVARNHHDHPLGGGDGKSKGNRSPASKSGVFSKGGPTRNPNKASKKLIIRRRKSTRYGVIDR is encoded by the coding sequence CTCCGAGGTGACGAAGCATCGACCCGAGAAGTCGTTGACGGCGCCAAAGCCCAAGAAGGGTGGACGCAACCACCACGGTTTTATCACTGCGCGTGGTCGTGGCGGCGGTGCAAAGCAGCTTTATCGCAAGATCGACTTCCGTCGTCGCGATCGTGACGGCATCGAAGGCAAGATTGCAGCGATCGAGTACGATCCTAACCGCACTTGCCACATCATGCTCGTTGAGTATTCCGATGGTGTGAAGCGTTACCATCTTGCACCTGACAAGGTGAAGGTTGGCCAGACGATCGAGTCGTCCCGCGAAAAAGCAGTTGAGCCTACAGCTGGCTCTGCCATGTGCCTTCGTTATATTCCTGCGGGTATGAACGTTCACTGTGTTGAACTTCAGCCAGGCCGGGGCGGTCAGATGTGCCGCTCAGCAGGTACATACGCCCGTTTGACAAACAAGGAAGACGATTACGCCACGCTGGTAATGCCATCAGGCGAAATCCGTCGTGTGCTGCTCGATTGCATGGCAACGGTCGGTCAGGTTGGTAACTCTGATCACCAGAACCGTGTTCTTGGCAAGGCTGGCATGAGCCGTCACATGGGACGCCGTCCCATTACGCGTGGTGTTGCTCGTAACCACCATGACCACCCGCTGGGTGGTGGTGACGGCAAGTCGAAGGGCAATCGTTCGCCCGCGAGCAAGTCCGGTGTGTTCTCGAAGGGTGGCCCGACGAGAAATCCGAACAAGGCGAGCAAGAAGCTCATCATCCGTCGTCGCAAGAGCACTCGTTACGGTGTGATTGATCGGTAA
- the rpsS gene encoding 30S ribosomal protein S19 has protein sequence MSRSLKKGPYVDEKLYHKVMAQVESGDREPIKTWARRCTIVPEFVGATFMVHNGRIFNEVFVTEDMVGHKLGEFSNSRTFRGHTNKKEGLKA, from the coding sequence ATGAGTCGAAGCCTCAAAAAAGGCCCATACGTTGACGAGAAGCTCTATCACAAGGTGATGGCGCAGGTCGAGTCCGGCGATCGTGAACCGATCAAGACGTGGGCGCGCCGCTGCACCATTGTGCCGGAGTTTGTGGGGGCAACATTTATGGTGCACAATGGTCGCATCTTCAACGAGGTGTTTGTGACGGAAGATATGGTGGGGCACAAGCTGGGCGAGTTTTCGAACTCGCGCACGTTCCGTGGACACACCAACAAGAAGGAAGGCCTGAAGGCCTGA
- the rplV gene encoding 50S ribosomal protein L22, with amino-acid sequence MRLRNETLKSMLKTQGLGADALATALQANGMSEKGAKSAANNWLMGRNHPRCKSADIVAMANVVGCEPKDIIRFTSEVRFHRGSPLKANLVAGLVRGKRIDEAENLLAFSPQRASVNVLKALKAAVDSAQRAGANESRLFVTECRIDQGPHIKRFQPKDRGRAHPILKRTSHITVSVEEKN; translated from the coding sequence GTGAGACTACGCAACGAAACATTGAAGTCGATGCTCAAGACGCAGGGGCTTGGCGCTGATGCGCTGGCAACAGCATTGCAAGCAAACGGCATGAGCGAGAAGGGTGCGAAAAGCGCCGCGAACAACTGGCTCATGGGCCGGAATCATCCGCGGTGCAAGTCGGCAGACATCGTCGCGATGGCGAATGTCGTGGGCTGCGAGCCGAAGGACATCATCCGGTTTACCAGTGAGGTGCGGTTCCATCGCGGCAGCCCACTGAAGGCCAATCTCGTTGCCGGGCTTGTTCGTGGCAAGCGCATTGATGAAGCAGAGAATCTGCTCGCATTCAGTCCGCAACGCGCGTCTGTGAATGTGCTGAAAGCGCTGAAGGCAGCAGTTGATAGTGCTCAGCGTGCAGGTGCGAATGAGAGCCGTCTGTTTGTGACGGAGTGCCGCATCGATCAGGGCCCGCACATCAAGCGATTCCAACCGAAGGACAGAGGTCGCGCTCATCCGATTCTGAAGCGCACCAGCCACATCACTGTATCGGTCGAGGAGAAGAACTAA